The DNA window aaaaatttgaataatttttattacgtGGCGCGTTATGAATTTCTGATGAGCCCGGCGCGATGTTGTTGCTCCTGTTTGCCTTCCTTGGCAGGGCGTGTGGCCAGTTATCCTTCACTAAGCCAAGTGACAGTGCCACAATTTATTAGATTCTCAGCCTCCGCCTTCGTCTGGCCTCCCCCCTGCTTTCCACGAAAAACGTTGCCATTTTTTCTCAGTTTTGTTCCATATCATCAGAGTCTGCGCTGCAAGTTTCCgctggaaaagtgggcggtgggcggacCAACTGATGGGCGTGCTGGgtaataaaagcaaataaaatattctttaatatgCGACACTCGCCGCAGTCTGCTCGCTGTCATCctgttttcccattttcccattttccccgcCCCTTTTTGCTTGTGTGCCTTTGTGCGTGTGggaaatttgcatatatattGCTTGACAAGCATTAATGTATGTAATCccataattttttaattaaatcaaattgttTCGCTCTCGTTTGAGGCTCGTGGGATAGTGGATGCCATATATTCTGGCAGATTCACAGGTCAACTGAAATCTCGAGGAGAATAATTAAAAACGTGAGCGgtgatttaaaaaataatattttacagTCAACATTTCTACAAAATTTATTAGATGTTTAAGTCACTCAGTTTTCTAAACATTGGTTAGATCTTGATATTATTGAATTTATAACCAATTTAGGAGCTGTCACAATGCGACAGTAGCCCAGTTGGCATCAATCATAATCAGAGGGCACTGACTAAATGCAACTAAACCAAAATTATTCGGACCGGGTTGTCCAAGTGCAACCATTCTGGGGCAGCACCCCTCCCCCGCCCTTCGGTCATCCGCCTTTCAAAACGATTAAGTGATTTCGTGCACAGTGCATGATAATTGGATTAATATGCGTCGACAGCCAGCAGAACAGAGCATTGGAGTTATTTGAGCCGGAGGATGGAGACGCGGACAAGGATGTGGCAGCCACCACCCGGGTAAATCTGAGCAGCGAGGGTGGTTTGTGGGTTCTGGGGATTCGAAACTCGGAACTCGGTATTCGTTGCGGGGTCTCGTTAGGCGGGCAAATTACGATGGCATCCGAGGAAGTTCCTTTGCTCAGAGCTGCCAAGTTGGCTTTTATCTAGCTGGCTTTCTGAGGAGTAAGCTAGTTAGTTAGACATGATATAAAGAAACTCCTTGACGCTTTGGGATAGATATCAAGTAAGATATATAGTATTATCTACAattgtattattaaaaatttcttCATTTACGCAAATGCTTATTTTAGAAAAGATATTCTATATCACTTATCTCAATTTCTTGAGCTGACTTAGCTATTCTTTTGGTTCCATTTCAGACAACGCTGTCCGTTCACTCCGCCCCTTTTTGGGCTAAATGCTCTCGTTATCAAAATTACATATATCATAGCGCATTTTGCCGAGGGGTGGAACGAATGGGATAAACAGAGGCTACGGGCGGTTAACACCCCCCTTATAAAGGGTGCAAGTCAAATCAATTTCGAGGCAAACATATTCTCAGTGCCATAATTGGAAAAGTCGGGGATTAAGCGATCAAGTTGTATTCCTAGCTGATAAGCGGGATGTTCGGGGGCTGGGAACTGTTACCAGTAACCCTTGgcttttagtttttttatttattttttaaccaGCTTATGAACAGAGAGCCAGCCAAACAATTTGTCAGGCGAGTCGTCCGGCCGATTGGTAAATGGTAAATAGGCTCTTGGCCAAACAACTGTTGTCCACTTAGCGTTTCATTACCAAACGCTGCCGCTGCACAAACAAATTTACTCGCTTCGATCGATCGgctttttttgggttttcggGTTTTCAGGTTTCAGAAGCCGCTTCCGAAGTGCTTTGTCTTAGAGGCGGTGCgatcaaaaaaattaaaggacCAAGAGGTACGAGTGGAGGGAAAACGGCTGAGGACGACTGTTTGCTTGACAAGCCAATGGGGCTAAGTGCGATGCGATGGTGGCTTTGATCTCCGAGTGGGCTGcctaatttataaaataaatcatatGTGAATTAGCGGTCAACGGCGGGTAGCCCGTTGCTCCTCCGTTTGCATCCGCCGTCGATTTCCTTctgattaatttatttgcccAACTCCGCTCCACTGCAGCCCATTATGGCCGCGTTGTTGCTCCCGGCGATCGGTAAACGATTTTCACACCTCCTCAACGGGTTTTCATCTCGCTTTCCGGCTTTCTGGCTTTCTGGCCTTCTGCCATTTGGCCAGCTGATTAGTGGATCGGGGGCTTTTGAAGCGACCGCCGCTATTTATTACCTCGCAGGCACTTGTTGTCTAATTGCCAAAGCCACCCGCAATGGCACGTCTCCAAGTGGCGATGATGAGgttgcactgcaagaaaatgGGACTCACTAGTTAGAAAAGGGACCATAAGTTGATCTATCTATACCTAACTAAAAGAATCATGTTACTTAGATTCTTGATCATATGATTAGAGATTGAAACCCATTGTAGCAGCACATTCAAACCGAACTCATCTTGAATATGAGTTATTAAATTTAGCTAcaatttctcccagtgcactCCTAGTTGTGTCGCGTTCTCCTTCGCTGTGGCATTGGCCAATTTGTGGCACTGGGTGAAATCATTGGCGTCGTCCGGCGAAAGGAAAGTTTCTCTTCGCGCCTCCATGTTAATTTCGGGCCGCCTTTGAAGCCTGCCTGGGGTTTCTTCAGTGCTTTCgattttattatgattttgTTATGATCGTGATCATGATCTAATGATTTGTTGTCGTACAGTTTTTCGGCCTCAGCGGCGACGGACGAACATAAAGGTCCAATCCGCGCTCCGATAATGATCTTCCgcaataaaattgaaatgcgTCTGTTAATCGCTCCGAGATACATAATAATTTTGGGCCACAAATCCGAATGCCACAATGGCCACAAGATAGCCAAGTTCTGTCGACTGGCCGCCGCATATCGATCACTTTCTGGATTTCGCATTTTGGGGGAACTTCGATTCGGACGGAATACGCAAAAATCACAGCGGCAGATCGAAGGTGAAAAGGAAATGGCTTTTCAAGGCGACTAATGGATGCTCTCATAATGTAACCCATCCTGGTTAAATCTTATATTATAGTATCATATAGTTTCTATACCAATCACTCTTTGCAACTCGAACTAATTAATTGAGATCAAACAAATGTGCTAGTGTTAGATATCTAATTTTCCCGAGAAACTATAAGCTGTCAATGGAACATTTTCAGCGACTTCCTGGTGTTAgtttagcaaaaaaaaataaaaaaatagaatcAGCTCCAATTAGTCGGCCAATTACGAATTGTTGGTACTATCACTTTCCAGATTGCGATTGCCTCGTGCTTTTGCGACtgacatatgtatatagtatcTGTATAGTTGAGTGTCTGGCGAGATAAGGCGGCCCAGTGCAATGTACCCGCCAGATTGTAGGGCATTGGGCGCAATAAATCTTGGCCTTTTCGTCCCTGGCCTCTGGGCCAGTTCGAATTCAAATGGccattgttttggccaaaggGCCGACGACAAATTCGGCGGGAGACGTTTTGGCCCGACTCCTGATAAAAATCGGCGGGCGCAAGCTGCGATCACTGATCTTTAGATCGACAATATTTATGGCTTATGTAGTCGGGGAGCCAGAAGAATGTCTTAGCTGGAAATTAGAGCAATTAGCTTTGAGCCGCGGCTGCCACATGAAAACCCCAAGAATTCCCTATAAAAATGAGGCAAACTAATCAATTGGAATAGGAATAGCTGATGTGACCTCTAACCCTCGTACCCATTTCTCGTGCGGCTACTGTGGGTGTGCCTGTCTCGAGTCTCGGCTTGTAAACAGTTTCACTATCTGATGATTATGTAATTTATAGGGCTCCTGGGCCACCAGCTAGCTACCTGTGCCGATCCGTCGAGCAGATAGTGCcacataaataaatgtgtCTGGCATAAATGTCAAAGGGCATTTAATGAAGTTATTAAACGCTGCGGCCCTAGAGACTACCGTTTCTCCCGAAGGGGGCGTACCGTTCTCTGCCCAGATCAGTTCAGCTCAGTTCTGTTCGGTTTTGGTGATCATAATCTCGGGACCgagatcccgatcccgatgcCGATCCCCGGGATCCCGAGTTTCCGACTGCTTTGCATGGCGACCAAAACTGGTTGGGCAATAAAACGCTTGCTATAACGAGCAACAAAATTTGTAACGATTCAATTTAAGGCTACATACAACATGAGCCGTACGCCGTCGGCAAAAGATGAAATAGTCGCAATAGTCGGCATAGGTACGAGTATATCCTAGCCCCCCAAATGGCCACCTCCCTTCCCCCCAATCCACCATTCTCTGTTGGTTTTTGGCGCATGTTGAGGAGTCGCAGTCCGACTTCAACTTGGACTCCGAGCGGCGGTTGAATTCAATGAAATTTATGAAGACATGACTGGCAATTGTAGTTGCAACGTTGCAACGTCGGCCTAAAACCAGCTCCGCTAAAGACCCAGGGTTCGACGATCCTACAACGCCTACTTGGCCATTGCGATTACAACTCAATTGTCAATCGCAATTGATTTTCCAGCCAATATTTTACGATTAATTAAGCGCAAAATTTAAGAACAAAGTCGGGGTGTGTCGGCAGTCCTTCAAAAGGAATTGTAGGCGAATGCCTACAAGTACACGTATTGCAGGTCGGGATAAGATGCGAACTGATTCCGTATACCTGCACCGCCACAGGTCACTCGGTGATTGCATTTCCCCCTTGGGGTGTGGACAGAATGGGTCAGAGGTCAGAGGATGGCTATGGAAAGCCACCATTGATAGATGCCCCGATATCGTCGAGCATCTCCCGCCAACTGTGGGAAAACTGGTGAAACGCAGTGGGACGACTGTCGTTAAATGCGGACATAAAAGAAATTAGCTGGATAGTTTCGGTTTCGGCACTGATATGATTCCAAATTCGGGTGGTCCTAGTCGGGTTTTGAAAAGAACTGTGTTCGAAATCATGAGATGCCAGCAAGTGCAATACATTCCTATAATACTGATAGTTCATATAGTAGTTGTGATGTAACTTACAAAGACATTGATCActtttgtgtgtttgtaaaGCAAGAAAGCACATTTTATTTGGGCATActcatatttttttgtttagtttttagAATAAACCTTATCAGGTTTTAGGCGGTGGTATAATACCAATTTGTAGTGGTTTCCTGCGGAACTGGAGCTCCAGCAAGGCATTTGTTGAGTTCCTCGTAGTAGTGCGCGGTGCCCTCCACGAAATCCCTTTCGGAATAGTTCAAGCAGGTTTCCAACTGGCTGTCCAAAGTCTGCAAATGGATCTTGATCTGGACGGCGGCTTCGGTGGCGTTCGCCGAGACTTGGTACATGATTTTGGATTGCTCAGCTCCCTACGAAAATAGAGcagaattaaaattatatttcactACTGGAAACTATAGCTAGGTCGTAGCGAATCTGAAAGTTTCCTTGACTTGAACTTACGACGTTGGCGAAACACTCGAAGGCGAGCACGGAGTCCACGATGGAGGAGCAGTCGAAGAAGGTGTTGCAGCCACTATCCCCGGAAGCCTGGATGCCGAAGAGTGTGCTGTTCCAGGCGGCGAGGACCAGTTCGCTGGCGGTGTCGTAGTCCTTCGCGCACTTGTTGTAGTCCAGCTGGTACTGGTCCGACAGTCCGTTGATAATGGGTATGTAGTAGTCGAAACAGGGTGCCGAATTGCCAGGTGCCCGAGCAGCCAGCTCTTCCGTCTGCTGCTGAAGACCAAGGATCTTCTTATTTGTCGGCAGCTTCAGCTTGGAAGGCTTTAGCACGACGCTAAGGCTGAGGCCAGAAACCAGGCCAAAAGCGAGAACCACGGCGAACAGGGAGAATCTGGAAAACATGGCTAAAAGTCTCAGATTCAACTTCTTACTGAATACCTCGGTTGCAGAGCTCAGTGATTTTATATCCATTTCTCGAGCTTCTTATCTAAGTTGAAACCAATTGCCTCTTGTTGTAGGAAACGTCGCGCATGTCGCTAATCTGTTTCTGGTAATTGGTaaatatttcttaatttaATCTCAAACAAAGTAAATTACATTAATCAGAAATCGTTTCCAAAAACTCGATAGCAGTAACAAGGGCtcaatttttatttctaattGGAAATGTTAAAAATGTTGTACATGGTCTTTTCAAAAAATTCTCTTCCTTCGGAGAAAAGTTCAATTTGTATCATAAGCTCAAACCAGCAAAGTGCCGAAatgtaaattcaaatttatagTTAGTAAATCGCAAGCCAAATCAGTACCTAAAGTAACTAAAGTAGAGTTTATTTgttatcagatatccgttacttAGCTGGATGGGCGTGGCAAGATTTCTTGATCTTATACTAAAGATTCGCTTATAAGGACaaacagacggacggacagataGGCAGACATGGCCAGATAGACTCGGTTAGTGACcctgatcaaaaatatatatactttgtgAGGTTTGGCATACTCTTCATGGAATCAAGTATACAAGTATatcaaatatataaaaactgATGTATACCGATTAAAAGAAGTTTTTGTTATAAGACGCGAAACTGTTCCTTACTATTGTTATTGAAATAATTCTCCGACTGTTCTTATTAATTAGatagtttatttttatggcagctttttcatatatatatttttaatttaatattataatctTAGGTACTGTCATGCTTTCATAAATAAGTTGGCAACTCTATATTTTATTCAATCCTGCCACCTATTAAACAACTAAACTCTACAGTGAATAGCTTGCATTCCTATATTATTTGAGTAAAACAAAGAATTCGATTGCCTGATATATTTATTGATTGACTTTATTTTAACGTAGCAAAGGTGCTGCAGTTGTTGGAGTGGTTGGAGTTGTTGAAGTTGTCTCCCCATAGCCAGCTGTGGTTGTTGTAGGGTAAGTCACTGGATTACAGGTTGTGGTGGTTGGTCCGTTCTTGAGGCAGTTGTTCAAAAGCTCGTAGGTATCGGAGGTGTCTTCCACGTAGGAGCGATTTGCGTCGTTGAGGCAAACACTCTTCCGGCTCTCTAGGATCGTATATTCCTCCTGGATCTGAACTGCAATCTGGGTGGCATTGGCCGAAATGGCATAGAAAGTCTTGGAGCTCTCGGCCGAGTTGGTGGAGGCGCATTCGAGGCGGGAGACCACGGTGTCCAGCGACTGCTGCTCAAGTGTCCAGACCTGGCAATTGGAGTTGGGGTACGAGCAGCCGATGTTGGCGGACCTGAGGAGGATCTGGCGAT is part of the Drosophila sechellia strain sech25 chromosome 3R, ASM438219v1, whole genome shotgun sequence genome and encodes:
- the LOC6612703 gene encoding protein TsetseEP, with product MFSRFSLFAVVLAFGLVSGLSLSVVLKPSKLKLPTNKKILGLQQQTEELAARAPGNSAPCFDYYIPIINGLSDQYQLDYNKCAKDYDTASELVLAAWNSTLFGIQASGDSGCNTFFDCSSIVDSVLAFECFANVGAEQSKIMYQVSANATEAAVQIKIHLQTLDSQLETCLNYSERDFVEGTAHYYEELNKCLAGAPVPQETTTNWYYTTA
- the LOC6612704 gene encoding uncharacterized protein LOC6612704, translating into MFAKQAKILVFCLSLGLSLAVKLHIPFRPDGHIQELQLQSRDLAAVHADHSTQCFSIYKPKLAKIADQFETNFAACISAYDNSTALISERYAEDRQILLRSANIGCSYPNSNCQVWTLEQQSLDTVVSRLECASTNSAESSKTFYAISANATQIAVQIQEEYTILESRKSVCLNDANRSYVEDTSDTYELLNNCLKNGPTTTTCNPVTYPTTTTAGYGETTSTTPTTPTTAAPLLR